Proteins encoded in a region of the Loxodonta africana isolate mLoxAfr1 chromosome 22, mLoxAfr1.hap2, whole genome shotgun sequence genome:
- the LOC100665029 gene encoding LOW QUALITY PROTEIN: 5-beta-cholestane-3-alpha,7-alpha-diol 12-alpha-hydroxylase (The sequence of the model RefSeq protein was modified relative to this genomic sequence to represent the inferred CDS: inserted 1 base in 1 codon; substituted 4 bases at 4 genomic stop codons), which produces MVLWCLMLGALLVAIVGYFCLPGLFXQCKPQEPLLDKGPVPWLGHAMAFRKNMFEFLKITWAKHGDVFTVXLGGQYFTFVMDPFSFGPILKDVQKKLDFVEYARDLVLKIFGYQPVQGDYRMVHSASIKHLMEAGLEDLSEAMLDSLSLGMLGLKGWSPEASCWCEDGLFHFCYNTLFKASYRSLFGYTEDKEQDLLQAEELFVEFHKFDILVPRSVYSLLGPXEWLEVYRLQHFFHKAVSVKHNLEKEGISNWLCHMLQLLREQEVALTMQDKLNFMMPWAXQANTEPTTFWAPLFLLKHPEAMQAVREEATKVLGXARLEVRQSFTCDLSVLKCTPVLDGVMEEPLCLGASPNLVRIVQGDQSLKMANGREYLLCHGDKVALFPYLSVHMDPDSHPEPTAFKYDCFLNPNGSQKMDFYKGGKKIHYYSMPWSSGVSICPGRYFALSETKLFILLVVSYFDLELVDPDTTVPPVDPQCWGFGTTQPGHDVHFRYCLQPAE; this is translated from the exons ATGGTACTCTGGTGTCTCATGCTGGGAGCCCTGTTGGTGGCCATCGTGGGGTACTTCTGCCTGCCAGGGCTATTCTGACAATGCAAGCCCCAGGAACCCCTTCTGGACAAGGGTCCTGTACCCTGGCTGGGCCATGCCATGGCTTTCCGGAAAAATATGTTTGAATTCCTGAAAATCACGTGGGCGAAGCATGGGGATGTGTTCACTGTGTAGCTAGGTGGCCAGTACTTCACCTTTGTCATGGACCCCTTCTCCTTTGGTCCCATCCTCAAGGATGTACAGAAAAAACTGGACTTTGTGGAATATGCCAGAGACCTAGTGCTAAAGATATTTGGATACCAGCCAGTACAGGGAGATTACCGTATGGTACACTCAGCCAGCATCAAGCATCTGATGGAGGCTGGCTTGGAGGATCTCAGTGAAGCCATGCTGGACAGCTTGTCATTGGGAATGCTGGGGCTGAAGGGCTGGAGTCCAGAAGCCAGTTGCTGGTGTGAGGATGGCCTCTTTCACTTCTGCTACAACACCTTGTTCAAAGCCAGCTACCGAAGCTTGTTTGGCTATACAGAGGACAAGGAGCAGGACCTGCTACAGGCAGAGGAGCTATTTGTGGAGTTCCACAAGTTTGACATCCTGGTCCCCAGATCTGTCTACTCCCTGCTGGGGCCCTAGGAGTGGCTAGAAGTGTACCGGCTCCAGCATTTCTTCCATAAGGCGGTCTCTGTGAAACACAACCTGGAGAAGGAGGGCATAAGCAACTGGTTATGCCACATGCTTCAGTTGCTGAGGGAGCAAGAAGTAGCCCTGACCATGCAGGACAAGCTCAACTTCATGATGCCCTGGG TCCAGGCAAACACAGAGCCTACCACTTTCTGGGCCCCCTTGTTCCTCCTGAAGCACCCAGAAGCCATGCAGGCTGTGAGGGAGGAAGCCACCAAGGTCCTGGGTTAGGCCAGGCTGGAGGTCAGGCAGTCCTTCACCTGTGACCTCAGTGTCTTGAAATGCACCCCAGTGCTAGACGGCGTGATGGAGGAGCCACTGTGTCTGGGGGCTTCACCCAACCTCGTCAGGATAGTACAGGGTGACCAGAGCCTGAAGATGGCCAATGGGCGGGAGTACCTGCTCTGCCATGGAGACAAAGTGGCTCTCTTCCCCTATCTCTCAGTGCACATGGACCCTGACAGTCACCCCGagcccactgccttcaagtaCGATTGCTTCCTCAACCCCAATGGCAGCCAAAAAATGGACTTCTACAAGGGAGGCAAGAAGATTCACTACTACAGCATGCCTTGGAGCTCAGGTGTCTCCATCTGCCCCGGGAGGTACTTCGCCCTCAGTGAAACGAAGCTCTTCATCCTACTCGTGGTCTCATACTTTGACCTGGAGCTGGTGGACCCTGACACAACTGTGCCGCCTGTGGATCCCCAGTGCTGGGGTTTTGGCACCACACAACCCGGCCATGATGTGCACTTCCGCTACTGCCTTCAGCCTGCTGAGTGA
- the ACKR2 gene encoding atypical chemokine receptor 2, whose translation MPFFIVTSSRTRRVLSDMAASTSPPLLTTEDTNSENSSYYYYDYFVDIPFMLCRKDAVMSFGKIFLPVFYSLIFVLGLGGNLLLLTVLLRYVPRRQMAEIYLMNLAISNLLFVVTLPFWGISAAWHWVFGNFLCKMVSTLYTINFYSGIFFISCMSLDKYLEIVHAQPHHRLRTRAKSLILSAVVWGVALAISIPDMVFVQTHENPKGMWRCYPDFGGHGTFWKLFLRFQQNLLGFLLPLLAMIFFYSRIGCVLVRLKPPGQSRALRMAAALVVAFFVLWFPYNLALFLHSLLDLQVFGDCNISHRLDYALQVTESIAFLHCCFTPVLYAFSSRRFRQYLKTFLATVLGWHLAPSTAQASLSTCSGSSCLTAQEEMTSMNELGKKHADSSPNKGDVGKNTA comes from the coding sequence AGCTCCAGGACTAGGCGGGTCCTCTCTGACATGGCTGCCAGCACTTCACCTCCGTTGCTCACCACTGAGGACACCAATTCTGAGAACAGCTCTTACTATTACTATGACTACTTTGTAGACATTCCCTTCATGCTCTGCAGGAAGGATGCAGTGATGTCCTTTGGCAAAATCTTCCTGCCAGTCTTCTACAGCCTGATCTTTGTGTTGGGCCTGGGTGGGAACCTCCTTCTTCTTACGGTCTTGCTCCGGTACGTTCCTCGCAGGCAGATGGCCGAGATCTACCTGATGAATCTTGCCATCTCCAACCTCCTGTTTGTGGTGACACTGCCCTTCTGGGGCATCTCTGCAGCCTGGCATTGGGTCTTTGGAAACTTCTTGTGCAAGATGGTAAGCACCCTCTACACCATTAACTTCTACAGTGGCATCTTCTTTATTAGTTGCATGAGCCTGGACAAGTACCTGGAGATCGTACACGCTCAGCCCCACCACAGGCTAAGGACACGGGCCAAGAGTCTTATCCTTTCTGCCGTGGTGTGGGGTGTGGCCCTGGCCATCTCCATCCCTGACATGGTCTTTGTGCAGACACATGAAAACCCCAAGGGTATGTGGCGCTGCTACCCGGACTTTGGCGGGCATGGGACTTTCTGGAAGCTCTTCCTCCGCTTCCAGCAGAACCTCCTGGGGTTTCTCCTTCCACTCCTTGCCATGATCTTCTTCTACTCACGCATTGGCTGTGTCCTGGTCAGGTTGAAGCCCCCAGGCCAGAGCCGGGCTCTAAGGATggctgcagccctggtggtggctTTCTTCGTGCTATGGTTCCCATATAACCTCGCCTTGTTTCTGCACTCACTGCTGGACCTGCAAGTCTTTGGGGACTGCAACATCAGCCACCGCCTGGACTATGCCCTGCAGGTGACAGAGAGCATCGCCTTCCTTCATTGCTGCTTCACCCCTGTCCTCTACGCCTTCTCCAGTCGCCGCTTCCGCCAGTACCTGAAGACTTTCCTGGCCACTGTTCTTGGATGGCACCTGGCACCTAGCACTGCCCAGGCCTCACTGTCCACCTGTTCTGGGAGCAGCTGCTTGACTGCTCAAGAAGAAATGACCAGCATGAATGAGCTGGGGAAGAAGCACGCTGACAGCTCCCCCAACAAGGGGGATGTGGGGAAAAATACAGCTTGA